A single window of Plectropomus leopardus isolate mb chromosome 12, YSFRI_Pleo_2.0, whole genome shotgun sequence DNA harbors:
- the rgs5b gene encoding regulator of G-protein signaling 5b, with product MCRALESLPVTCLERAKELKALFGSLLQKSDHSITCQSKKNDKLRININEPLKWKESFEKLLSSQNGLCLFRAFLVSEFSEENIAFYLACEDYRATKPSKLAAKAKNIYDEFIGCDAPREVNLDHVTKAITKENLEQPSETCFNLAQAKIYTLMEKDCYPRFLKSSTYLELCRKAKTG from the exons ATGTGCAGAGCACTTGAATCGCTGCCTGTCACCTGCCTGGAGAG GGCAAAGGAGCTCAAAGCTTTGTTTGGAAGTTTGCTCCAAAAGTCAGATCACAGTATCACCTGCCagtcaaagaaaaatgacaaactgag GATTAATATCAACGAGCCTTTGAAATGGAAGGAGTCTTTTGAGAAACTTTTGTCCAGTCAAA ATGGACTGTGCCTGTTCAGAGCCTTCCTGGTCTCTGAGTTCAGTGAGGAAAACATTGCCTTCTACCTGGCTTGTGAAGACTACCGGGCAACAAAACCCTCAAAACTGGCCGCCAAAGCCAAGAACATTTACGACGAGTTCATCGGCTGTGATGCACCACGAGag GTAAATCTCGACCATGTGACCAAAGCCATCACAAAGGAGAACTTGGAGCAACCCAGCGAGACCTGTTTCAATCTGGCTCAAGCCAAAATCTACACCCTGATGGAGAAAGACTGCTACCCTCGCTTCCTCAAGTCCTCCACATACCTGGAGCTCTGCAGAAAGGCCAAGACAGGCTAA